A window of Alkalicoccobacillus plakortidis contains these coding sequences:
- a CDS encoding NAD(P)-dependent oxidoreductase yields MIRQDYKWENRKIIVETGDLMIGFIGLGIMGENMARRLIESGQELILHNRTKEKADELIKKGAQWADTPAQVAERADIVFTMLTTPSVVEAVIYGEHGLLSGLSNNTLWVDTSTVKPAYSLKWAKDARNAGGRFVDAPVAGSKGPAEQGKLHFLVGGSKKDVEEITPLLDVMGQSVQHMGDIGKGSATKLAVNLTLVQSMAGLAEAVSFGESVGLDRAQLTDLLLMLPTTAPVLDGKRDMIVNGTFETQFPLEHAYKDLQQLSETAYESGAPLPISHAAKELFAFAKQKGLGREDFAAVYLALKQEK; encoded by the coding sequence TTGATTCGACAAGACTATAAGTGGGAAAATAGAAAGATCATAGTAGAAACAGGTGATTTGATGATTGGATTTATTGGACTTGGTATCATGGGAGAAAACATGGCAAGAAGGCTAATTGAAAGTGGACAGGAGCTTATTCTTCACAATCGAACAAAAGAAAAAGCAGATGAGCTCATAAAAAAAGGAGCTCAATGGGCGGATACACCTGCACAGGTTGCTGAAAGGGCCGATATTGTCTTCACGATGCTAACCACCCCTTCCGTTGTTGAAGCAGTGATTTACGGAGAGCACGGACTTCTATCAGGTCTATCCAATAACACACTTTGGGTAGATACAAGTACAGTTAAGCCTGCGTACTCTCTTAAATGGGCTAAAGACGCCCGGAATGCAGGAGGAAGATTTGTTGACGCTCCCGTAGCTGGATCAAAAGGACCTGCCGAACAAGGTAAACTGCATTTTCTAGTAGGTGGTAGCAAGAAAGATGTCGAGGAAATAACACCGCTTCTAGACGTAATGGGTCAATCCGTACAACATATGGGCGATATCGGTAAGGGATCCGCAACAAAGCTTGCGGTGAACCTGACGCTTGTCCAATCAATGGCAGGTTTAGCTGAGGCTGTAAGCTTTGGTGAATCAGTTGGTTTAGATCGAGCACAGCTAACAGATCTACTCTTGATGCTTCCAACTACTGCACCTGTACTCGATGGAAAACGAGATATGATTGTGAACGGAACATTTGAGACACAGTTTCCACTTGAGCACGCTTATAAAGACTTACAACAACTTTCCGAAACAGCTTATGAAAGCGGGGCACCACTTCCTATTTCACATGCAGCCAAAGAACTTTTTGCTTTTGCCAAACAAAAAGGACTCGGCCGTGAGGATTTCGCTGCAGTATATCTTGCTCTAAAACAAGAGAAATAA
- a CDS encoding MGMT family protein → MEQSFFERVYQVVEEIPEGRVATYGQIARLLEQPHNARVVGWAMRQAPRGLQSHRVIKKSGEPSPDLIFGGKGTQRELLEAEGIPFRPNGRIHLELCLWER, encoded by the coding sequence ATGGAACAATCATTTTTTGAACGTGTCTATCAAGTGGTTGAGGAGATTCCAGAAGGGCGCGTTGCAACGTACGGACAAATAGCGCGATTACTGGAGCAGCCACATAATGCAAGAGTAGTAGGCTGGGCGATGCGTCAGGCACCTCGTGGGTTACAGAGTCATCGAGTGATAAAAAAATCAGGCGAGCCATCGCCTGATCTTATATTTGGTGGAAAGGGAACGCAACGAGAACTTCTAGAAGCTGAGGGCATCCCCTTCCGGCCAAATGGCCGAATTCATTTGGAATTATGCTTATGGGAGAGGTGA
- a CDS encoding BglG family transcription antiterminator, which translates to MYLDSRSTDLLNDVVSNPALKSSDLEQKHNLNRRQLKYSFDKINDWLKTKNLPKIERTKKGSFMISPLLSSTILTDEQEVVQETIPSEGERVLMILLMLISRQEELSLLHFTSELEFSKNTILNDLKKTQTYVDRFQINITYSRRHGYVLTGKEFSKRKLLISLVHSYLLIHHGKRYLIKTTDISQDELKKLREKMTHVESELGLKFTDDKIEAMPFILALLLRRIKQKKTIDPFYVHYDELSDTKEYLATELILDEAGHVPISDRLFITLHLLTANVYWSEAITEDVIPELREALSEMLELFEKRSCIFLRDKEQLLAKLMLHTKPAYYRIKYRLTDMNEIHQSTSPEFDELHHIARLAMRPLEKLIGEPIPNHEAMYLSMFLGGWLTKQGDSLQEKIKAVVVCPKGVSISRLMLSQLNELFPEFIFLEALSVREFQTYSFHYDLVFSPIYVETDKKLFIISPLMNESEKLRLRKQVMTETEGYVPSDVQMDQLMHIIEAHSTIENKEALQVELSRFMNQDQPTHHSLPEAITPDLSDFLTEQTIQLADRVHSWEEAVALAGKPLLTNNSITSSYIDALQKLDSEDPYIVIGSNTAIPHADPEEGVKRVSMSLLQLKEGVTFAKSYTIHTIVVIAAPDKYQHLRALRQLIKLSQDSEAMNTIKVADNARVLAQQIKQNISIEPL; encoded by the coding sequence ATGTATCTTGATAGTCGCAGTACGGACTTATTAAACGATGTTGTATCAAACCCTGCTCTAAAAAGTTCGGATCTTGAACAAAAGCATAATCTTAATCGTCGTCAGTTAAAATACAGTTTTGACAAAATTAATGATTGGCTAAAGACCAAAAACCTTCCAAAGATTGAACGAACAAAAAAAGGTTCATTTATGATTAGTCCGCTTTTATCATCAACAATTCTTACAGATGAACAAGAGGTGGTCCAGGAAACCATTCCTTCTGAAGGTGAAAGAGTGCTGATGATTTTACTAATGCTAATCAGCAGGCAAGAAGAGTTATCCTTGCTTCATTTTACAAGTGAATTGGAATTTAGTAAAAATACGATTTTAAATGATCTAAAAAAAACTCAAACGTATGTGGATCGTTTTCAAATTAACATCACCTATTCAAGACGACATGGTTATGTTCTCACTGGCAAGGAATTTTCTAAGCGCAAACTATTAATCTCGTTAGTTCATAGCTACTTACTGATTCATCACGGTAAACGTTATCTGATTAAAACTACAGACATTAGTCAGGATGAACTTAAAAAACTGAGAGAAAAAATGACGCATGTTGAATCTGAACTGGGACTTAAGTTTACTGATGACAAAATCGAAGCAATGCCATTTATTTTAGCACTGCTTCTTAGAAGAATTAAGCAGAAGAAAACAATTGATCCATTTTATGTTCATTATGATGAACTCTCAGACACCAAAGAGTATCTGGCTACAGAATTAATTTTAGATGAAGCAGGTCATGTACCAATCAGTGACAGACTATTTATTACTCTTCATTTACTCACAGCCAATGTGTATTGGTCAGAGGCAATTACAGAAGATGTGATTCCTGAACTTAGAGAGGCCTTAAGTGAAATGCTTGAGCTTTTCGAAAAACGTTCCTGCATCTTTTTAAGAGATAAGGAACAGCTGCTTGCTAAGCTGATGCTCCACACAAAACCAGCTTATTATCGAATTAAATACCGACTAACAGATATGAATGAAATTCATCAATCTACCAGTCCAGAATTCGATGAGCTTCATCACATTGCTCGGTTAGCAATGCGTCCACTAGAGAAATTGATTGGTGAACCAATCCCTAATCATGAAGCGATGTACCTCAGCATGTTTTTAGGAGGCTGGTTAACCAAACAAGGTGATAGTCTTCAAGAGAAAATTAAGGCAGTGGTTGTTTGTCCAAAAGGAGTATCCATTTCAAGGCTGATGCTCTCTCAATTAAATGAACTTTTTCCTGAATTCATCTTCCTTGAAGCACTTTCGGTCAGAGAGTTTCAAACGTACAGCTTTCACTATGACTTAGTTTTCTCACCTATTTATGTCGAGACAGATAAAAAGTTATTTATTATTTCTCCTCTAATGAATGAGAGTGAGAAGCTACGTTTGCGAAAACAAGTGATGACTGAGACAGAAGGATACGTCCCTTCAGATGTACAAATGGATCAGCTTATGCACATTATTGAAGCCCATTCGACTATTGAAAATAAGGAGGCTTTACAGGTAGAGCTAAGTCGTTTTATGAACCAGGATCAACCGACACATCATAGTTTGCCTGAAGCAATTACACCTGATTTATCTGATTTTTTAACAGAGCAAACGATTCAACTCGCAGATCGGGTTCATTCTTGGGAAGAGGCTGTTGCGCTTGCTGGCAAACCATTGCTTACAAACAACAGTATTACATCATCCTATATCGATGCTTTACAGAAATTAGATTCAGAGGACCCCTATATTGTGATTGGGTCTAATACCGCTATCCCTCACGCTGATCCAGAGGAAGGGGTAAAACGTGTCTCAATGAGCTTGCTGCAGTTAAAGGAAGGGGTGACATTCGCAAAGTCATACACTATCCACACAATTGTTGTCATTGCGGCTCCCGATAAATACCAGCATCTGCGGGCACTCAGACAATTGATTAAGCTATCTCAAGATTCAGAAGCAATGAATACGATTAAGGTCGCTGACAATGCACGCGTGCTTGCACAACAAATTAAGCAGAATATTTCAATCGAACCACTCTAA
- a CDS encoding zinc-binding dehydrogenase, giving the protein MKALVKEELGFGNLTLLTVDEPAVREGQVKIEVKYAGICGSDLHTYEGNYKVNAPVTLGHEFSGVITEVASDVTELNVGDRVTSETTFYVCGECRYCQTGDFNLCNHRKGLGTQVNGGFAKYLVAKASSVHKLPDHVDYASASLTEPLACAHHAVKKATISPGDVAVVLGPGPIGLLTAQVAKAYGAKVIITGLDNDLTRLNKAEELGIDSVVNIQKENIHDIVNSFTNGYGADLIFECTGAVPAANMGLDLLAKKGQFVQVGIFPHAKIEIDFEKIIQKEIRVVGTRSQKSADWAPSLDMMNDGRVNAKALITHEFSIAEWDKGYEAIKSGEAIKVSLLPLDQN; this is encoded by the coding sequence ATGAAAGCATTGGTAAAAGAAGAACTTGGCTTCGGAAACCTAACTCTCTTGACTGTCGATGAACCTGCCGTTCGAGAAGGACAAGTGAAAATAGAAGTGAAATACGCTGGCATATGTGGCTCGGATCTACACACATATGAAGGAAACTACAAAGTGAATGCACCTGTCACTCTTGGGCATGAATTTTCTGGTGTGATTACTGAAGTAGCTTCAGATGTAACAGAGTTAAATGTAGGAGATCGAGTCACTTCTGAAACGACCTTCTATGTTTGTGGAGAGTGTCGCTATTGCCAAACAGGGGATTTTAATCTATGTAATCATCGAAAAGGACTAGGAACACAAGTTAACGGTGGGTTTGCCAAATATCTTGTCGCAAAAGCAAGCAGTGTTCATAAGCTGCCTGATCATGTTGATTATGCATCAGCTTCTTTAACGGAACCACTTGCTTGTGCCCACCACGCTGTTAAAAAAGCAACGATAAGCCCTGGTGATGTTGCTGTGGTGCTTGGTCCAGGTCCAATTGGATTGTTAACGGCTCAAGTGGCTAAAGCATATGGAGCGAAAGTAATTATCACAGGGCTTGATAACGATTTAACCCGTTTAAATAAAGCAGAAGAGCTAGGTATTGATTCTGTTGTAAATATACAAAAAGAAAACATTCATGACATAGTCAATAGCTTTACTAATGGATATGGTGCAGACCTCATATTTGAATGTACAGGTGCTGTGCCTGCAGCCAATATGGGACTTGATCTGCTTGCGAAAAAAGGACAATTTGTTCAAGTTGGGATCTTCCCACACGCTAAAATCGAAATCGATTTTGAGAAAATTATTCAAAAGGAAATACGTGTTGTTGGAACACGAAGCCAAAAATCAGCCGATTGGGCTCCATCACTTGACATGATGAATGATGGACGAGTGAACGCCAAAGCCCTCATCACCCATGAATTCAGTATTGCAGAATGGGATAAAGGCTACGAAGCGATTAAAAGTGGAGAAGCCATCAAAGTGTCCCTACTGCCATTAGATCAAAACTAG
- a CDS encoding MFS transporter: MNDRLIVPLWAFGLFIVIMNTTMFNVSIPGIIGQLEVTAELGSWIISSYSIGYALTTVIYSRLSDSVSIRLLIAIGVTILMAGSVCGIFATDFNTLLLARILQSGGAGAIAGLGMVIVSRYIPYERRGSALALISAASAMAFGMGPIVGGIVYQTFGLAGLFAITCLVILIFPIIIPLLPKEKPRSFQFDVIGGVLTVVNTITLLLAVTQRSLWMLLICLGSIVIHGFYLRRKKPTFIRKELLKQPAYVKLLVVGFCVMSLNLGNLFLMPLVLANEFQTTAMGIGFIIAPGAILTAVISRYVGRGIDSLGNGRFLLWGHVLLAGVAAVFAVFTSVSPLVILIGYLFFSPAFSATLSALNNEVSRILPDEYIGSGMGMMQLAQFMGGSLSVAICGILISFHVNVSVIHEYGFVYLCLLVLIMCSMAVYLWFQHSLKREASSL; encoded by the coding sequence ATGAATGATCGTTTAATCGTGCCTTTATGGGCATTTGGGCTTTTTATTGTCATTATGAATACAACCATGTTTAATGTGTCGATACCAGGCATCATTGGACAGTTAGAAGTTACGGCTGAGCTCGGTTCCTGGATTATCTCTAGTTACTCAATAGGTTATGCTCTTACCACTGTTATTTATAGTCGTTTATCTGACTCCGTGTCGATCCGTCTATTAATTGCGATTGGTGTTACGATTCTAATGGCAGGTTCCGTGTGTGGAATTTTTGCAACAGACTTTAATACATTATTATTAGCACGAATCCTACAATCAGGTGGAGCAGGGGCAATAGCTGGACTCGGCATGGTTATTGTAAGTAGATACATTCCTTATGAACGCAGAGGTAGTGCATTAGCGTTAATTTCTGCTGCTAGTGCAATGGCATTTGGAATGGGTCCTATTGTTGGAGGCATAGTCTATCAGACATTTGGCTTGGCCGGTCTATTTGCAATCACCTGCCTTGTTATCTTGATTTTTCCAATTATTATTCCACTATTACCAAAAGAGAAACCAAGGTCTTTTCAGTTTGATGTGATTGGTGGAGTTTTAACTGTAGTCAATACAATTACACTTCTGCTAGCTGTGACACAACGTTCTCTTTGGATGCTTTTGATCTGTTTAGGTTCGATTGTAATACATGGTTTCTATTTAAGGAGAAAAAAACCGACGTTTATTCGCAAGGAGCTATTAAAGCAACCGGCGTATGTAAAGTTATTAGTAGTTGGTTTTTGTGTGATGTCACTTAATTTAGGTAATTTGTTTTTAATGCCTTTAGTACTAGCGAATGAATTTCAAACAACAGCAATGGGCATTGGTTTTATTATTGCACCAGGGGCAATTTTAACGGCTGTTATCTCCAGATATGTAGGAAGAGGTATAGATAGCTTAGGAAATGGAAGATTCTTGTTATGGGGACATGTGCTACTTGCAGGTGTTGCAGCGGTATTTGCTGTGTTTACATCCGTCTCACCATTGGTAATTCTAATAGGATACCTATTTTTCTCACCAGCATTTTCTGCAACATTAAGTGCACTAAACAATGAAGTTTCAAGAATCCTTCCAGATGAATACATCGGTTCAGGTATGGGTATGATGCAGCTGGCTCAATTTATGGGTGGATCTTTATCCGTTGCAATCTGTGGCATTTTGATTTCATTCCATGTGAATGTTTCAGTTATTCACGAGTATGGATTTGTGTACCTCTGTTTGCTTGTTTTGATTATGTGTTCAATGGCTGTTTACTTATGGTTTCAACACTCACTTAAAAGAGAGGCAAGCTCTCTATAA
- a CDS encoding PTS galactitol transporter subunit IIC, whose product MQQVIDGLQAFLDLGPTVILPVAIFLLGLFFRQKIGKAFRSAITIGVAFVGIFLVVDLLVNNLGPAAEAMVARLGVELNIIDVGWPAAATISWASPVAAFVIPLALIVNVLMLVTKTTKTMNVDIWNFWHYTFIGAIVYVLSDGSFVQALIAAVIFQIICLKVADYTAPMLEKYFELPGISVATGSTISYAILGIPLVKLLQKVPGINKLNADPESIQRRFGVFGESLIIGLVLGLLLGVLAGYSVGDTINIGMSMAAVMLLMPRMVKILMEGLMPVSQSAREFLNKRFGTKDIYIGLDAAVAIGHPSVIATALLLVPITVILAIILPGNNVLPFGDLATIPFIVAFIVGAAKGNIVHSVIVGSALIGLSLYMATDIAVLHTQMAESAAFQIPEGTSLISSIDQGGNHVNYVIYKLFQLFN is encoded by the coding sequence ATGCAACAAGTCATTGATGGACTTCAAGCATTTCTGGATCTTGGCCCTACAGTCATTTTACCCGTCGCTATTTTTCTTCTCGGATTATTTTTCAGACAAAAAATCGGTAAGGCGTTTCGTTCAGCCATCACAATTGGTGTCGCATTTGTAGGGATCTTCCTAGTCGTTGACTTGCTCGTTAACAACTTAGGACCTGCTGCAGAAGCAATGGTTGCAAGACTTGGCGTTGAATTAAATATCATTGATGTCGGTTGGCCTGCTGCAGCAACGATTTCATGGGCAAGTCCAGTGGCTGCGTTTGTTATTCCCCTCGCCTTAATTGTAAACGTACTTATGCTTGTAACAAAAACAACCAAAACAATGAACGTAGATATTTGGAATTTCTGGCATTACACATTTATTGGAGCAATTGTCTATGTGCTTTCTGATGGAAGCTTTGTTCAAGCTCTAATCGCAGCTGTTATCTTCCAAATTATTTGTTTAAAGGTTGCCGACTATACAGCACCAATGCTTGAAAAATACTTTGAGCTACCGGGTATATCCGTTGCAACAGGAAGTACGATTTCATATGCAATCCTGGGTATTCCGCTCGTCAAACTCTTACAAAAAGTGCCTGGTATCAACAAGTTAAATGCTGATCCTGAATCTATCCAACGACGCTTTGGTGTATTTGGTGAATCTCTCATTATTGGTTTAGTTCTTGGTTTACTACTTGGTGTATTAGCCGGCTACAGCGTTGGCGATACGATTAATATCGGGATGTCTATGGCAGCGGTTATGCTCCTGATGCCACGTATGGTGAAAATTTTAATGGAAGGTCTAATGCCTGTATCCCAATCAGCCAGAGAATTTTTAAACAAACGATTTGGCACAAAGGATATCTATATTGGCTTAGATGCAGCCGTTGCGATCGGCCATCCATCTGTTATTGCAACAGCCTTACTGCTGGTACCTATTACGGTTATCCTGGCTATCATTCTTCCAGGTAACAACGTCCTTCCATTTGGTGACCTTGCAACGATACCGTTTATCGTAGCCTTTATCGTCGGAGCAGCAAAAGGAAACATCGTACACTCTGTTATTGTTGGATCTGCTTTAATCGGCTTATCCCTTTATATGGCTACTGATATAGCTGTGCTTCATACACAAATGGCTGAAAGTGCTGCATTCCAAATCCCTGAAGGTACAAGCCTAATCTCTAGTATTGACCAAGGCGGTAACCATGTGAACTACGTTATTTATAAGCTGTTTCAACTATTTAATTAA
- a CDS encoding PTS sugar transporter subunit IIB — translation MKKRVLVACGTGIATSTIVNDAVETMIKENKIDAEVLQIKVSDISSYVDSAHLLVTTTIVKTEYPFPVINARSFLTGIGLDETKQEILDELKK, via the coding sequence ATGAAAAAACGCGTATTAGTAGCTTGTGGGACTGGAATTGCAACGTCCACCATTGTGAATGATGCAGTTGAAACCATGATTAAGGAAAACAAAATTGACGCAGAGGTGCTACAAATTAAAGTTTCTGACATCTCTTCTTATGTTGACTCAGCTCATCTTTTGGTCACAACAACAATTGTTAAAACAGAATACCCATTCCCTGTCATCAACGCTCGCTCGTTCCTTACTGGAATTGGGTTAGATGAAACAAAACAAGAGATTTTAGATGAATTAAAAAAATAA
- a CDS encoding galactitol-1-phosphate 5-dehydrogenase, translating to MHALNLYGIEDLRYEPLTMPVLEASDDVIIRVQIAGICGSDLSRYRKLGPYVKGMTWGHEFAGIVEAVGKSVTHLAPGDPVAACPTIACGQCLSCQKGIPSQCDNLSVIGARQPGGFATFTKLPAQNVLPLPDSISMEQAALVEPSAVAVHGLYLTSLQPGGSVAVLGCGNIGLLSIAWAKIFGAAAVYAIDIDSKKLELARQMGADYLINPKETPAHEQLLKLTDNQGVDVAIESAGSPVTSAQVFALPRKGGEVVFMGIPYGDVAVERFYFEKIVRNELKVFGSWNAVSAPFPGREWSATLQKMSTGELDVRPMITHKLSLQEGPQAFSDIITQKEFYGKVLLCPNKF from the coding sequence ATGCATGCACTTAACTTATATGGGATAGAGGATTTGCGTTATGAACCTCTCACAATGCCGGTACTTGAAGCGAGTGATGACGTGATTATTCGTGTCCAAATCGCAGGTATCTGTGGTTCTGACCTCTCTCGTTACAGGAAGCTTGGTCCATATGTAAAAGGTATGACATGGGGACATGAATTTGCAGGAATTGTTGAAGCTGTTGGAAAGTCCGTTACTCATCTAGCACCAGGTGACCCGGTGGCTGCGTGCCCCACAATTGCCTGTGGCCAATGTCTCAGCTGTCAAAAAGGTATCCCATCCCAATGTGACAACCTTTCTGTTATTGGCGCTAGACAACCAGGAGGATTTGCAACCTTCACAAAACTCCCTGCACAAAATGTTCTCCCTTTGCCTGATTCTATTTCCATGGAACAAGCGGCTCTAGTTGAACCTTCTGCAGTTGCGGTCCATGGGTTGTACCTAACGAGCTTACAACCGGGAGGAAGTGTAGCTGTTCTTGGTTGCGGAAATATCGGCTTATTATCAATCGCCTGGGCAAAAATTTTTGGAGCAGCTGCCGTTTATGCGATTGACATTGACTCAAAAAAACTTGAACTAGCCAGACAAATGGGAGCCGATTATTTAATTAATCCAAAAGAAACGCCTGCACATGAACAACTTCTCAAATTGACCGACAATCAAGGAGTAGATGTTGCTATTGAATCTGCCGGCTCTCCCGTTACGTCGGCGCAAGTTTTTGCCCTGCCACGTAAAGGTGGTGAGGTAGTCTTTATGGGCATACCTTATGGCGATGTTGCCGTAGAACGGTTCTACTTTGAGAAAATTGTTCGAAATGAATTAAAAGTGTTCGGCTCATGGAATGCGGTCTCTGCACCATTTCCTGGAAGAGAATGGTCAGCTACCTTGCAAAAGATGAGCACAGGTGAACTAGATGTACGTCCGATGATCACTCACAAACTTTCTCTGCAAGAAGGTCCTCAAGCATTTAGTGATATCATTACTCAAAAAGAATTTTACGGGAAGGTTTTACTCTGCCCTAATAAATTCTAA
- a CDS encoding peptidylprolyl isomerase, translated as MALLTSLFIISGCGTSNNDPEETATEDPINVTMTMENGGEVVMELYPDIAPKTVENFVSLARDSFYDGLTFHRIIPGFMIQGGDPDGTGMGGPDHSIEGEFSSNGFENDLKHDRGVLSMARSQDPDSAGSQFFIVVEDSPHLDGDYAAFGKVTEGMDVVDEIVAVETDDQSKPLEGQEQIIQSITVE; from the coding sequence ATGGCTTTATTGACAAGCCTTTTTATCATAAGTGGATGTGGAACGTCTAATAATGATCCAGAAGAGACAGCAACAGAAGATCCAATAAATGTTACGATGACAATGGAAAACGGTGGAGAAGTGGTCATGGAGCTATATCCTGACATTGCTCCAAAAACAGTGGAGAATTTTGTTTCACTTGCTAGAGATAGTTTTTACGATGGATTAACCTTTCACCGTATTATCCCTGGGTTTATGATTCAAGGTGGAGATCCGGATGGTACGGGAATGGGAGGACCTGACCATTCTATAGAGGGAGAATTCTCAAGCAACGGATTTGAAAATGATTTGAAGCATGATCGTGGTGTACTTTCAATGGCTAGAAGCCAAGATCCTGATTCAGCAGGTAGTCAGTTTTTTATCGTTGTAGAAGATTCACCTCATCTTGATGGTGATTATGCGGCATTTGGAAAAGTCACTGAAGGTATGGATGTTGTAGATGAAATTGTAGCTGTTGAAACAGACGATCAGAGCAAGCCGCTAGAAGGTCAGGAGCAAATCATTCAATCTATAACTGTTGAATAA
- a CDS encoding GNAT family N-acetyltransferase produces the protein MIRLATVTDIQHIARMATETVQIMKEEKNDQWDETYPLPEHFQHDVENGTIFVKELDHEVVGSITIDRDFSEAYSHFSWEQPIEQTMIFHRLVVNPAIRKKGIASQLIEFAEQHARTKGCTSMKVDTYSLNQKAQGLFLRHSYRPVGELKLPERANPFYFYEKTLI, from the coding sequence GTGATAAGACTAGCAACAGTTACAGATATTCAACATATAGCAAGAATGGCAACAGAAACCGTGCAAATCATGAAGGAAGAAAAAAATGATCAATGGGATGAAACGTACCCACTACCCGAACACTTTCAACATGATGTGGAAAATGGAACAATTTTTGTGAAAGAGCTTGATCATGAAGTTGTTGGCTCAATCACCATTGACCGTGATTTTTCCGAAGCCTACAGCCACTTCTCCTGGGAGCAGCCCATTGAGCAGACTATGATTTTCCATCGGTTAGTCGTAAACCCCGCTATTCGTAAAAAGGGAATTGCTTCACAGCTAATTGAATTTGCAGAACAACACGCAAGAACAAAGGGATGTACGTCTATGAAGGTCGACACCTATTCATTAAACCAAAAGGCTCAAGGACTTTTCCTACGACATAGCTACCGTCCAGTTGGAGAATTAAAGTTGCCTGAGCGAGCGAATCCCTTCTACTTTTATGAGAAGACTCTGATCTAA
- a CDS encoding DUF4269 domain-containing protein, protein MFRTLGYLKAGTPRQRAVYQAIATLDVMNRWSAYSPTLCGTIPIGIDVDTSDIDIVMHINRSNFTEVEAEMTRLYGHYDDFRVKRFEVRGEPTIKANFIYKGYEFELFGQPKCVTKQNAYLHMLIEATLLKQKPLLRRQIIRLKNLGLKTEPAFCMMLGLEGNAYEQLLKYGRDHQII, encoded by the coding sequence ATGTTTCGAACCTTAGGGTATTTAAAAGCAGGCACTCCAAGACAGAGAGCCGTGTACCAAGCAATTGCTACACTGGATGTTATGAATAGATGGTCAGCATACTCTCCAACACTATGTGGAACCATCCCAATTGGTATTGATGTGGACACTTCTGATATTGACATAGTGATGCATATTAATCGGTCAAATTTCACAGAGGTGGAAGCAGAAATGACCCGATTATACGGTCATTATGATGATTTTAGAGTGAAACGTTTTGAAGTAAGAGGCGAGCCTACAATTAAAGCTAATTTTATCTATAAAGGCTATGAGTTTGAATTGTTTGGGCAACCAAAATGTGTCACAAAGCAGAATGCCTACTTGCATATGTTGATAGAAGCTACCCTCTTAAAGCAGAAGCCCTTACTCCGAAGACAGATTATTCGCTTAAAGAATCTGGGGTTGAAAACAGAGCCAGCTTTTTGCATGATGCTTGGGCTTGAAGGAAACGCCTATGAGCAGCTGCTTAAATATGGGCGAGACCACCAGATTATTTGA
- a CDS encoding PTS sugar transporter subunit IIA: MTTVFIDESLVLHDIQASSKEDALRQMANNMLEQGIVKSSYVEAIIERENNYATGLPTKGVPVAIPHTDREHVIQKSISIGVLKDPVDFVIMGESDQTVPVKLIFMLAMDENHTQAITFAEAYECVPG; this comes from the coding sequence ATGACAACCGTTTTTATTGACGAATCACTCGTCTTACATGACATTCAAGCTTCTTCTAAAGAAGATGCACTAAGACAGATGGCAAACAACATGTTAGAACAAGGCATTGTGAAAAGTAGCTATGTTGAAGCCATCATTGAAAGAGAGAATAACTATGCCACAGGTCTTCCAACAAAAGGAGTGCCCGTTGCAATTCCCCATACAGATCGAGAGCACGTCATTCAAAAAAGCATCAGTATTGGTGTACTTAAGGACCCTGTAGATTTTGTCATTATGGGGGAATCTGATCAAACCGTTCCTGTTAAGCTCATTTTTATGCTTGCTATGGATGAAAACCATACCCAAGCTATCACTTTTGCAGAAGCTTATGAGTGTGTTCCAGGATGA